The DNA segment CCAATCCGACGGTCCCGATTTGCGCGTGGATGACCTGTCCAGCCCCCGTAGCGATGCCATCGGGACAATAGGTTTTGACATACGATTCGTTGTTGGCATAATTGCCCAACGCACCACCGGTATCGTAAAAGTTCAGCGGATTGGCTGCACTTGCATACAACGTCGGATTTACGGTCGGCCGATTCGCACAGCGCAAGGTGGCTTTGAAGCCTGTTCCGGTTGTAAGGGCGTCGCTCTGCAAGCGCGTAGTGAGGCAGCGCCCCGAGGAAATGATGGTTCCGGGCTGCGGATAGGCCGAAGTGCTGCCGGTGTACAGCGCTTTGACTTTGGCGGTGGTATCGGCGCCGTCCCAAACCCAAAAATAGTCGTTGCCGACGGTGCTTGAAACAAGGTCGAGCTGCACGGGCGCGACCAACATGTTGAAATTGAGACGCACGGACTTGGCCGGATCGCTTGCGCAAAATGTCATTGTATTGCGCTCATTGTTGAGGTAATTGCCGGCCACGCCAGCATCGCTGTCATAAAAAACATGATAAGGCTTGCCGCAGTCAATATTCCCCAAAGCATTGTGATCCAAGCGAATGGTATCCCCATACATCGGCGCACCTTCGCATGCCCATTTGAGTTGATAACCGCTTGCAACCGTCGCCCCATCCGTCGTGAATCGGAAAGTCATCGCCGTCCCCGAACTGATCGCAACAGGCGGAATGGTGGTGCCCGAATATTGCCCGATCAAGGGCGAAGCCGTCGAAGGGCCATCGTAGATGTACACGTAATCATAATTGGCCTCGAGGTTGAATGCGATGAATTCGGCTTTGATTTGCTCTCCGTTGGGGGAATTGATGGTGAATTTGTAGTTTTCGTTGTTGGCATAATTGCCCATCGGGCCGCCGGTATCCCAAAGGGTGTCGGCGCAAACATCGGGCCCGCAATCGGTGAATTTCTGCTCGATCAAATTCCAAAAGTCCTGATGACCATCGTCGTAGCCCAAGGCCCAGATTCCGATTCCGCCGAGATTGCGGTGGTGAATGAGGTCAAATTTCTCTGCCATGCTTTGGACGTCCTCGCCCCAACATTGTCGCCAAAGGCCGGCGCTTTGATAGATGTAAACTGGCGTTTGACTGTGACTGTCAAACGTTTTGGGACGCACGCCAGCGTAGTTGTTTTCCATGTAATTGTAAAGCCGCGCCGCGATATGCCCGGTATTCGTACTTGGATATGTGCCTGCGGCTGTGTTCCATTCTTCCCCGTAATAGGGCAATCCGGTCAAGAGCTTCGAAGGTGTCAATCCTTGCCCAAGGTAATAATTGACGGATTTTGTGAGGTTGTAGGGCGCCCATAAGGTCCCGCTGTACAGTGGCGAATTGGGTCCGGCTTGGGCACTTCCCGAGTAATAATAATCGTAGCCCATGATCACAAATTCGTCGACGTAGGGCTCGAGCGCAGGGATATTGAAGACATTTCCCCAGTCGACGGCATACAAGGCCATGGAAACTGAAGCTCCGGGAATGGCGTTTTTGACCTGCGTGCTGAGCGTTTGCATGAAGGCCGTGAAGTTGTTGCGCTGCCCGCTCGGCAAGCCTTCAAAGTCGATGTTGACGCCGTCGGCGTTGCGGTATTGCAAGAGAGAAATGATCGAATCAATGAACGTCTGCTTGGCGACGGCATTGGTCAGGAAGTTGGTGTTGTTGGTGGACCCGAAGTTGGTCGCGCAGAGTTCGACACGGCAACCCGCCGCATGCGCGAGCGGAATGCTGTTGGTCGTGCGCCAGCTATGGATTGAGGAGTAGCCGCCCGTCGTCGGATTGACTTCGTAGGAGAAATAGCAAAACGTACTCAGTTTGGCAAAATCGTAGCCCGTATAGCTCGTCCCCATCCAATAGGGGTACCAACCATAAACGCTGTGGGTCAAATTGCAGGCAGTCACTTTGGCAGCGGATGGTGCGGATTTCCGACCGTTGAAGGAATCCCATTCGACTTCGGATTTCTCTCCCATCTTGCCGTAAAATTCGGCTTGGCGCTGATGGATCGATGGCCGGAATTGTCCTTCCGTTTGACCAAGCAAACTGCCGTGAAGGAAGCAAAGGATAGCTATACAAACGATCACATAACGCATGAACATGGCTCCAAAAATTGTTGAAAGTACCACCCAAAACGTTCAAAGCTAGCATTTTTTGAGGGCGGATCATTCTAAAAAAGGAATGAATTTTTCGTCAATGAGACTAAATCGATTCAGGACCTCGATATGCCGTTAGAAATCTTGATCGAGGCAAACGCAGAGATGAGTATGCCGTCAAAAACGAAGCGAATAAGCTTGGGGCATTCAATTTTAGAATCTCATTATCTGCCACTTACCACTGCGCTAAAGAAATTTTAAAAAAAATTTGTGCCAGATGGTAACAGAACTCGGCGTTGGGTATGAATCCTCAGAAGGCGGCAAAAAACGTATTGGCTGCCAATGAAGGTTTCAACAATTTAATTGAAAGTAAAATGAGTAGTCTCGATTCCAATCTCAGTAGTTTGGGGTATGACCTGGTTGTAGGGCTGACCCAAAACTCCATGAATGCAACCATGAAACGGTACCTATCAACCATGGATACACCGATTCCTGCTGCCTATTACGTCTATACGGACGACAGCTTGACCAGTGTGCAATTGATTTCTTATGAACAATTGATGGCTTTGACCGGTGGGGTTGATCCGTTTGCCATACCCGATGGGACGAGCAGTACGACAACAGATCCAAGCCTCAAGGCTGCAGGTCAGGCCCTTTTCGATGCCTACTTTGCATTTGCATTCCAAGCCACGATGGGTTTGCCCTCCACACATGCACCTGACATTATCACTTTGCAGGATGGAAATTCATCTCAACGGGTTTGGTACGAAATGTACTTCAAAAGCTTCCAAATTGTGCAGCAAACCGATGGACGCAGCAGTTGGACCTACTCCAATCAGTCCCAAGACCCCAATAATCCTTGGGTGTATCAGTGGGAGGTCGGCTTGGATCTCCAAAGTGCTGATTTTGAAAGCTTGCCAACGACAACACAAAACAGCATCAAAAACCTGAACAGTGCCAGCATGTTCAGTGTACAGCAATTGATGCTTGACTTGAATTCTGCACCAACGTATTCGGCCGAACAACCTGTCATCAATACCAATTTTGATGCAAGTCCATTGTTGCAACAGTACTTGTCAGGCTATTGGGACGCACTTCGTGCCCTCGGTGGGGCGGTCTTTGCACAAGCAATACAACCAATCAATTCACAGCCAAATCCAGCCACACCTACGCTGATTCCAACAGATTTGGATTTCATTGTATCTCCTTATATTCCAAATTCGGCAGATGGAACACTGAGCCCTTCGCAACAAAATGGGCTTTACTGTCTCAATTACTTGGTGATGGCAGATGGTCACGCCTTCCCCAATACGATTGCGGCACCAGCTTGGAATTGGTTGAGTGCGGCAGAAGACAACAGTTATGATGGGGTAATGGCTGTGCGTAAAGGTGAATTTGTCAACTACCTCAAGCAGGTATTGTCACCGGCATTGGCGGATATTTGCATTCAGCCAACCGTGGACATGGAGGCGGAAGGCCTGAAAGTCCATTATCATTGGAACCATCAACCAGCCAATCCAATGCCCACCTACCAGACCGTCAACAATTCATCTGATCCGACGCATGTTCTGACGGTGAGCTACACGTCTGATCAATCTGAAGACAAGAGCAATCCCGGCTATGACATCATTGCAGTTCAGGGAGATACATTGATTTGGAGCAGTGTTCAGTCCGACGTTTATATCAGTGGCAAAACCATCACATGTACGACCTTGACGACGGCCTACTTGGACGTTGGCTTGGCGGGCGTTGGCGGGCACGATATGTCGCACACGCGCGGGTACATGTATGCAACGCTGAATACGACGGTATTTACACTTGGCGTAACCACAGCCGGGGCACTTCAAGTGGCGATGACAAAAAGCAACCAAAACCTCTGCCAAACCACGAATTCCAGCGGTGCCTACTATTCTGGCGACCTCAATGCAAGCTTCTTTGCGCAGTTTCTCACGGTCGGAGGAATGCAGGACATGGTGGACAGCATCAACTCCTACTATGTAAATCTGATGACCAATTATATGAGCAATTTCAACGAAGATGTCTGCGACTTGCTCAACAACCTCAATGCATGGGTATTCCCCGGAGCTGAAACTTTTATCTACAGCAATTGCCAATTTTCAAATGCCCTTGACTTGACCACGATCATCAAATACGCCGACGTCTCCTGATGTATTCCGGGTAGGCTTTTGCTGTGTGATTTGGCCATTTTGATCGCTTTTCCATGAATCAAGTGAATCGGGATTACGGGTCAAAATGGCCATCCACAGCTCCTTTTTGGTCTTTAAACGCTCAAAAAAGCGTTGCAATTTCAAATCACATCTTACTTCAAAATCAATATGTCAAGTATCAACATTTCATATTCTTCCGAACTGATCAGCAATTACATGCAGGCTGAGACGGTGTCTCCTGACCACAAATTTGCGGCAGTGCAGACCCACGATGGCCATTCGCTCCTTTTTTCAATCGGCACCAATGGTGTATTTTACATGACGGAAGAGATTTCCGGAATCTCCACCGGCTGGGTAAAAAATGATCTCAGTTCTGCATTGGCAGGTGCATTTCCGACGGCAACATCGTTGGCAGCACGCACATTTGCCGTCGAGCAAAATGAAGTCTCCAATTTATTCACGCTTGCCATGGTGCTCACCGTCGATGGCAACGATCATTTGTACGTTGCAGACACCTATACACGCAATCCAGATCAATCAGTGACTGTAAATTGGACAGCAATTCCATTTGACGCAACCGGAACTACAGCCCCAGCGAGCCTTGCGAACGTCTATGTGACGCAAACGGCAACAGCCCCGTTGATCGTGGTCGATGCAATAAACCCCTCTGATGGGGCAATTGACCGCTATTTTATCGATACCCAGAACGCAGTGTCCGACCAATGCTGGAATTTATTCAATTTGCCCGTGGACATGGATGGCAGTCAACCCGTCCAAATTTGCGGTGGGTGCAAAGCCGGAGGATTTGTCAATGGGATTTATTCCTTGGGAACCGTCGGCGGAAAACAATCCATTGTGTACCAAGAATTGTATGACCCCTTTGGATTGCCGGAGATCACAGCCGGTGCCACAAGCAGACTCAATTTACCAGAAGGAACTGTTCCACAAGCCATTGCAAGCACACCTTCGGCGCAGACCACTTCCAACAACTCCTTCACCTATACCGACTTGTATGCAACCACCTCTGCGGGCGAACTGTATTTTTTTGCCGCCGATAAACAGCAAGACAAGGCCGTTGGCGTGAAACTGGCTACCAATGCGCTTTTGGCCGATGTCAATGCGCTCTTTGCCTACACTGACAAAGGTAAAACGGTCGTTTGGGGCCTCAACCGCGCACAACAGGTTTTTTACATGCAATCCTCGACCTTTGGCGTTGCCATGGAAGCGAATTGGTCCTATCCGTTGCCGCTGGGCAACCAAATCGAGCAAATTTCGCCGTATATCAACCGTGTAAACGGTGGCAATACCTTTTTTGCACATATCGGAACCAATTCCTTCAAAAAGGTATTTCAGGACCCGATTTCAACAACCTGGCAAACACAAGATATTTTGTTGCCTGCTGACCCAAGTGTCACGGCGCAAAAATATGATTCCTATACCACCCAAATCAACGTGGTAGATGCCTATAACGCGCCAGTCGCAAATGCGACGGTCAAAATCGGCAGTACATTCAGGGTTCCGGTGTATGTAAACAACCATTATTATGTTTTGGACACCACCGCAATCGACATCCCCACTGACAATCAAGGCTGTATCACCGTCATCCAACGGATTGAAAACACAGTTGGTGCGGGCCTCAAAGTCCAAGCCGTATCAGGGGGTGACATTCTCAGCATCAATCCCATGCAGGCAGGGGTGACGAAGGTGATTTCAATTGACAGTGCTGACGGCCTTTCAAAGGCCACCACAACAGACGACAAGGGAAATTCTCCGAAGCCTTTGGTTAGTCCAGACACTTCAACAGACGATTTGAATGCCGCAGCAGCATCCCTGCAATCGCTTTCCAGTGCCTACAGCGCCTACGCTCCCACAACTACAAGCGTTACGGCGACAGGCACGACCACACAACTATTGGTGCAACCATCCGCCAAAAAGGTCAGTGCATCCGATTCCGTTTCCAGCCTGGGGGATGCCATCGTGGTCGCAGCGGGAGATCTCTTTTCATTTTTGGACAATGCTGTTGACTATGTCATTGACATCATCGAAGACACGGCCAAAAACGTTTGGAATTTTGTATGTACCATCGGTGGCAAAATTTTCACATTTGTCATCGACACGATTGAAAAGGTCGTTGGCGCCATTGAGGCGGTGTTTCAAGCATTGAAAACATTGGTCAAGGACCTGATCCAATTCATGAAATTCCTGTTTGCCTGGGGTGACATTCAACGCACCAAGGATGTCTTCAAAAACATGACAATGGTCTTTTTGCAAGATTCATTGAATTCGATGGCAGGGGTCAAGACCGGGCTGGATGCAGGATTTGCAAGACTTGAAAATGCCCTCAACAGCTGGGCTGGACTTCCTGCCGAATCAACCTCCTCTTCTGCGACCATGAACAGCACGATGGCTTCCCAAAATGGACAGCAAAGCAGTTCCACGAGCAGCTTCTTGCAATATCATTTTGTGAACAACGCAGCCAATGCCACGACCACGGATACCTCCTCAAACGAGGATGGCAGTTTGGTCGCCAGCTTGTTTGATTCGCTGGTGGAATCTCTGAAGGACGAAGCTCAGATCATTCAAGATGCCGTTACAAGCCTGTGGACGGAGATTTTTGAAGACGGCCAATACCGCACCATGACATTTCAAGATTTGGTGAAAAAGGTCATTGGCATTCTCGGCGATGCCTTGATCGAGACAGCGCAAAACGTTACCGACACGCTTCTGGACATGGTGATTGCCGTAGCAGGAAAGGTCATCTCTATCCTGGAATCACCCATTTGGATTCCTGTTTTGTCCGACATTCTGGAAGAATTTTTTGACACGACAATTCCATTTTCTTGGATCGATGTCATTATGCTTGTGGGTGCCATGCCGGCAACCATTGGCTACAAAATCTTGACGGGAAATGCCCCATTTACCCAAGATGACGGCTTTAGCGATTCCCTCCTCGCTGCCAAAAGTGTAGATGACATTTTCGAAGCGCTGGGAAAATCGGTCACAATACCATCCAATTCGTTGAGGTTGATGGTCAGTGCCTCCGACGCTGCACAACCGAGCGATGGACAGATCATCCTCTTCCAAATTTCCCGCGTGATCTCTGCAACGAGCTCCATCCTATCGGCCATCTTCTTCCCATTTGTGAATACCCCCGGAATTGAAAACCTTCAGGCATTAAAAATTGCAAATGTCTGCAATCAATTGGTTGGTAGCCTTTCCAATGCCACGGTACAAGTTTTTGCGCAACCCGCGCCTGTTCGCAATACTTGGTTCAAGGTCTTCAATTTTGGTTTGATTGGTGCGATGGTAACCGAAAAGGCCATTTTTGCAGGATACATGATCTATGCGAAAGTAAAGAATAAAGATACCAAAGCTGCAGATCTTGCCAACAAGGTTTTGACCTTGGTATTTCAAGGTATCAATGTGATTTTCATTGCAGAACATTTGATTGAACTCGGGATCAATTACGAAGACGATCCCAAACTCTCCAATCTTGCCATCGTGCAGGCCATGGATCAATTTTGTGCTGTTGGAAATGCATCCATGAACCTTGCAGCGACATTTGCCCCTGAAGGCGGTGGCAAAAACATTGTCATCGGCGTGGGAGTTGGAATCGATTTGGTAGCTGCCACTTTACAATGCGTGCAAGTCGTTTACGCCGGTATAGAAGCGTGACGCGGAGCGAATCATGATTGGGATTGAAGCGCATGGACATCGTTTCCGCAAGGAAATGGTGTCCATGTTTGTTTACCAAAATTGCCCCATGAAACAGGTTCCAACCCTGGGAGATTCGGTGCTTGAAGAGTCATGTTCAGGTTCGGCAACGAGCTCGATAAGTCGAAGAAAATCGTCAGGATTTGAGGGGTTTCCGCATTTTTTCGGATTGGAGATGATCAGGACCCGTACTTTGAATAAAATCGTAAAATGTCGGGAGACCATCGTAGCAATCTTCATTTCACAATGGGTTTTTCGGTATTTTTGAGCATCATGGGTTGGCTCAATTCGAAAAAGATGCGAAATAGGTTCCTGAGAGTGGGTTTTGTGCTCATCTCACTCTCGATCTCAATGCTTGCATGCACCAAGGAAGGGTTTGATGGAAACGCCACGATTACCGGGACGGTGGCACACCACGGCTTAGCCATCTCAGATGCGATCGTGTACATCAAATTTGGCGCCAAGGAGTTACCGGGCACTTTGGAATCCGATTTTGATGCAAGCGTTGTTGCCAATACCCAAGGCGTTTATCAATTTGAGAACCTCAAAGCGGGAGACTACTACATGTATGGCGTCGGATTTGATACCCAAATCGATACCATTGTGCGGGGCGGAATATATGTCAATCTCGCAAAATCAGAAGAGAAGACGGTACCCCTCGCAGTCACGGAAGACTGAGAATAGTGTTATCTAAAGGGTAATGGGGTCCAAAAACAAAAGTTGAACATGAAAAAAGCATTTTCGTTCGCTATCGTGACACTGCTTTTTTTGTCAGGTTGCACTTGGGATGACTTGGGTGATGAAGCATCGGCCTATCCGCCAGAAATTGCGGCCATTGCTGTCAGTCGTTGCGCGACGAGCGGCTGCCATACGACCCAAAGTGCAGAAGCCGCTGCCGGCTTGAACCTGGAAACCTGGGAAAGCCTCTTCTTGGGTAGCAACGGCGGTTCTCCGGTCATTCCTTATTCGCCGGATCAAAGCTACTTTCTCTACGCCATCAACCGCGACACGAGCAACGGTGATCCCGCATTGCTTCCCACGATGCCGATTGGCGGCGCCTTGCTTACGGATCAGGAATATGCAACGGTGAAACAATGGATCCTCGACGGCGCCCGCAACGCCAAAGGCGAAGAACGTTTCCCCCCCATTGCCAATCGCCGCAAATGGTATGTCATCAACCAAGGCTGTGACCTCGTTGCGGTGATGGACGCCGAATCCCGTCAGGTCATGCGCTACGTATCTGTTGGAAATTCAGCTGCCGCCGAGCAACCTCACTACATCAAAACCAGCAAGGATGGCCGCTTTTGGTATGTCGTTTTCTTGGCGGCGAATCCCTATGTCGAGGTTTACAGCACGCTCACGGATGAAAAAGTCGGGCAAATCCTGATTGGAAACGGCAATTGGAACACGTTTAATGTGTCGGCAGACGGACGCTTTGCGATCGCGGTTTCCTACATTTTGACGGGAACAGGGGTCAACCAATCGGTGTTGATCGACCTCCAAAATATGGTCGTCACCGAGCCGCTCAATTTCAATTCGAAAGTACATGGTTCGGCAGCCCACCCTTTGATGCGCCGCTTTTACATCACCAATCAGGATGAAAGCAGCCTCGTGTACATCGATTATGACACTTCTGGGCGTGTGACAAGCTTCGAATCGGTGGATTTGATGCAAGGCGTGGCGCCCGTTCACCCTCACCTTTCCGGTCAATTGGGCCCCCATGAGGTGTTTTTTGTGCCAGACGGCTCCAAATACTTTGTGACCTGCCAGTATGTGCGGGAAGTGCGGGCCTACCAAACTTCGAATGACAGCCTGCTCGCGGTGATTCAAGTCGGTGACGATCCGGTCGAATTTGCGATCGCGCCACAAACAGGGCATTTGTTTGTGACCTGCCTCGAAGACATGACGACCTTCCCGGCAAACAACAAACGCGGTTCGGTAGCCATCATTGATTATCGTACCAATACCTTCGTCAAGGCAGTTTATACCGGCTTTCAACCCCATGGCATCATCGTCGACGAAGCATCCGGAATGGCTGTCGTAGCCAACCGCAACGTCGCGCCCGACGGGCCCGCACCGCATCATTCGAGCAATTGCGGCGGGCGCAATGGATACCTCACCGCCATCGATCTGCAAACGCTGGAATTGGTTCCCGGATTCAAGCCGGAGATGTCGAGCGATCCGTACGCGATTGCCTTGAAAAAATAGCATGTCGGCCTTCGAATTGTACCTCAAGCTGGGGTTTTGGCACATCACCGACTGGGCGGGTTACGACCACATGCTGTTTCTGCTGGCGCTCTGCGGAGCCTATTCCTTCGCAGAATGGCGAAAAGTAGCCTTGCTCGTGACCGCTTTCACCCTCGGTCACAGCCTCACCTTGGCCTTGACCGCCTTGGATGTGATCCGCGTCAATGCCAACCTCATCGAATTTCTCATTCCATTGACAATTTTCCTGACCGCTTTGGGCACCATTTTTTATTCCAAATCGGCCACGAAACGCTATTGGATGCTGAGTTATGGCCTCGCATTGGCCTTCGGGTTGATCCACGGCATGGGATTCAGCAACTATTTCAGGAGTCTTCTGGGAAATGCCAATGACGTCATCGCGCCGTTGCTGTACTTCAATATCGGTGTCGAAATCGGCCAATTGGCCATTGTGACAGCGATATTGTTGATTGGGTGGGTGATGCGCGGCCCCATGCGGGTGCCTCCCAATTGGTGGCGGATCGGAATTTCCGTTATGGCGGGGGTGATTGCGATCTGGCTGATGGTAGAGCGGTTGTGAATACCGCGTAAACGGCGCACTCAGCGGTTGGTGTGTGCGCGACCTTCGCGGAGAATCGCAGTTTCTTCCCCCTCCTCATCCGATAATTCCATTACTTTTGTTAAAGGATTTCCAAAGTGAATGCAATGAATTTGAAAAAATACGGGCTGATATTGGGCATGTTGATGGCGATGGTATGCGCCGAGGCCCAGGTTTTTAATGACATGTCCAAGTTCAAGCAGTTGCAGCAGGAACTGCCGACGCCCAATGCCTACCGCACGGCCTCGGGCGCGCCGGGCCATGAATACTATCAGCAAAAGGCCGACTATGCCATCGAAGTCGAGATCGATGACGACAAGCAGATTCTCCGGGGCGTCGAAACGATCACTTATTGGAACAATTCGCCGGATCCGCTGACTTATCTCTGGCTGCAACTCGATCAGAACCTGTACAGCCGCGAGAGCGAAACCAAAAAAATCCAAACGGGAACTTTGGCCGACCAAATGACGTTTGATGACCTTGCCGGCATGCACCACGACTACGATGGAGGCTTCAAACTCGATTGGATCAAGGATACCAAGGGGCAAAATCTGCCGTTTACCGTCGTGCACACGATGATGCGGATCGACTTGCCCGTGGTTTTGAAGCCCAAAACGAGTTATTCGTTTCAGATCAAATGGTGGTACAACATCAACGACCGCGACAAGGTTGGTGGCCGCAGCGGAATGGAATATTTCCCTGCCGAAAACAACTATCTCTACACCCTTGCCCACTTTTTCCCAAGAATGGCCGTTTACAATGAGGTCACGGGTTGGCAACACAAACAGTTCCTCGGCCGCGGCGAATTCACCCTGCCATTTGGCGACTACAAAGTCAAAATCACCGTGCCGGACGACCATGTAGTCGGTGCAACGGGAGTTTTGCAAAATGGCGACAAGGTCCTGACCGCAGCGCAAAGGGAGCGCCTCAACAAAGCCAAAACCGCCGATGCGCCGGTGATGATTGTCACCGAAGCCGAAGCACGCGAGGCTGAAAAAGGCAAGGCCAAAGGCAAAAAGACTTGGGAATATTTTGCCCAAAACGTGCGCGACTTTGCGTTTTCCAGTTCCCGGAAATTTATCTGGGATGCCATGCCCGTCAAATTTGGCGACCGCACCGTCATGGCCATGAGCCTCTATCCGAAGGAAGGCAATCCGCTGTGGGAAAAGTACAGCACGAAAGTGATCGCGCATACGCTCAAGATCTATTCGAAGTACACCATTGACTACCCCTACCCTGTCGCTTACTCCGTCCACACCAAAGACATCGGCATGGAATACCCGATGATGGCCTTCAACGGCGGACGCCCGGAGGCTGACGGAACCTATTCTGACAGAACGAAATACGGCATGATTTCCGTGATCATCCACGAGGTGGGGCACAACTTCTTCCCGATGATCATCAACAGCGACGAACGTCAGTGGACCTGGATGGATGAAGGCTTGAATACCTTCGTGCAATACTTGGCAGAAATGGAATGGGACCTGAACTACCCTTCGCGCCGCGGTCCTGCCTACAAGATCGTGGACTACATGAAGGGTGACAAGTCGCAGATTTCGCCGATCATGGCCAACAGCGAAAGTGTCTATCAGTTTGGCAACAACGCCTACGGCAAGCCTGCGACAGCGCTCAACATTTTGCGCGAGACCGTCATGGGCCGCGAATTGTTTGACTTTGCTTTCAAGGAATACTGCCGCCGTTGGGCCTTCCGCCACCCTTCGCCTGCCGACTTTTTCCGCACCATGGAAGATGCAAGCGCGATTGACCTGGATTGGTTTTGGAGAGGATGGTTTTACAGCACGGAGCATGTAGACCTGAGTTTGGACAATGTCAAATGGATGCGCATCAATACCGGCGATCCACAAAAGGAGGCCGCCATCACGCGGGCACAGCGCGACGCGGCCCCGGATTTTATTGGAGACACACGCAACAAAACAGCCATTCCCAAGCCGCTGATTGATCAGGACACCACGCTGCGCGACTTCTACAACCGATTTGACCCGCTCGCAGCAACGGCTCAACAAGAGGAGGATTACAAAACTTATGTGGGCCGCCTGAGTGATGACGAAAGGAAGCTCCTCAACTCCGGACTCAATTACTATGAACTGACCCTGAGCAATGTAGGCGGATTGCCAATGCCGGTCATCCTCGAATTCCAATTCGCGGATGGCAGCAAGGTTGTGGAACGTATCCCTGCCGAAATCTGGAAAATGGATCAAAAGACGGTCAGCAAGGTGTTTTTCTATCCCAAGGAGGTGACAGCGGTGCATTTGGATCCATTTCTGGAAACGGCTGACGTCGATTTCAACAACAACAATTGGCCTCCTGTGATGCAGCCGAGCCGGTTTCAGCTGTACAAAAACCGGGAACAAGTCGAGCAAAATCCGATGCGGCAAAATGGCTTGGGCAGGTAGATTGGAACGAAAGCACCGTTGGAGGGTGGTTGCTTTTCTACTCGTGGGGACTTTGCTCTTCGCGGGTCTTCGGGCCAATCCCAATGCTGTGCGGCACGATTTCCACGTGAGCATTACGCAAATCGACTACAATGCACGGTCAAAATCACTGGAAATCACCAGCAAGCTATTTTTGGACGACATTGAAGGCAGCATTCTTGCTTTGGGAGGTGGAAAGCTACGACTTGGTGAGGCTGATCAAGCGCCGAATGCAGATTCCATTCTTAACGCTTACCTTCAGAATAGAATGGTGATAGAGGTCAATGACCAACCAAGCAAAATGACTTGGATCGGCAGTGAAACCGAACAGGATGCCGTTTGGTGCTACCTTGAAATCGGGCCGATTGAACGATTGACCAGCCTCAAAATCACCAATCGGATTCTCATGGAGCGCTTTGATGACCAAGCCAATGTAGTTCATATTCAAGCCAGTGGAACTACCCGCAGTCTGTACCTCAATGCAAATCACTTGATTGATCGCGTAAGTTTGTAGACATTTGTAGTCAGATTAGTGAAAACGATATG comes from the Bacteroidota bacterium genome and includes:
- a CDS encoding T9SS type A sorting domain-containing protein, which produces MVLSTIFGAMFMRYVIVCIAILCFLHGSLLGQTEGQFRPSIHQRQAEFYGKMGEKSEVEWDSFNGRKSAPSAAKVTACNLTHSVYGWYPYWMGTSYTGYDFAKLSTFCYFSYEVNPTTGGYSSIHSWRTTNSIPLAHAAGCRVELCATNFGSTNNTNFLTNAVAKQTFIDSIISLLQYRNADGVNIDFEGLPSGQRNNFTAFMQTLSTQVKNAIPGASVSMALYAVDWGNVFNIPALEPYVDEFVIMGYDYYYSGSAQAGPNSPLYSGTLWAPYNLTKSVNYYLGQGLTPSKLLTGLPYYGEEWNTAAGTYPSTNTGHIAARLYNYMENNYAGVRPKTFDSHSQTPVYIYQSAGLWRQCWGEDVQSMAEKFDLIHHRNLGGIGIWALGYDDGHQDFWNLIEQKFTDCGPDVCADTLWDTGGPMGNYANNENYKFTINSPNGEQIKAEFIAFNLEANYDYVYIYDGPSTASPLIGQYSGTTIPPVAISSGTAMTFRFTTDGATVASGYQLKWACEGAPMYGDTIRLDHNALGNIDCGKPYHVFYDSDAGVAGNYLNNERNTMTFCASDPAKSVRLNFNMLVAPVQLDLVSSTVGNDYFWVWDGADTTAKVKALYTGSTSAYPQPGTIISSGRCLTTRLQSDALTTGTGFKATLRCANRPTVNPTLYASAANPLNFYDTGGALGNYANNESYVKTYCPDGIATGAGQVIHAQIGTVGLEQNYDYLHVYDGNSTNARLIATYTGNALNQNDLQTIKATIANATGCLTFEFSSDGGTVASGWAATIRSGAARKNYGSNDCSSATLINASSVAYAGSTTLATGKPTTEDPNLNIQLLSLPQCNGANAITRLENTVWYKFSTPSTICTNGQIDMQLENISCQNSIPGGNGAQIAIYQVNACQSGASWGAPIYCADKMLQSAPVNIAPLLQPSQTYYVMVDGFAGQHCNLDLMLTGDLNGCILPIELVSFSGTEMEGFVQLDWQTYAEENNVGFFVEWMKASDAIAFQEIGFVPSSPDAQGAGAYALQHPDYARNAINYYRLRQLDSNGTSHYHRVIEVRPGQSGDVLAPVLFPNPFQNAITIRFESLSSEAGSVELFDLQGREIFQSDWAMDQQPEELVIETERFAHGVYVYRILVGGKVFLGKVVRE
- a CDS encoding HupE/UreJ family protein; translation: MSAFELYLKLGFWHITDWAGYDHMLFLLALCGAYSFAEWRKVALLVTAFTLGHSLTLALTALDVIRVNANLIEFLIPLTIFLTALGTIFYSKSATKRYWMLSYGLALAFGLIHGMGFSNYFRSLLGNANDVIAPLLYFNIGVEIGQLAIVTAILLIGWVMRGPMRVPPNWWRIGISVMAGVIAIWLMVERL
- a CDS encoding M1 family metallopeptidase, encoding MNLKKYGLILGMLMAMVCAEAQVFNDMSKFKQLQQELPTPNAYRTASGAPGHEYYQQKADYAIEVEIDDDKQILRGVETITYWNNSPDPLTYLWLQLDQNLYSRESETKKIQTGTLADQMTFDDLAGMHHDYDGGFKLDWIKDTKGQNLPFTVVHTMMRIDLPVVLKPKTSYSFQIKWWYNINDRDKVGGRSGMEYFPAENNYLYTLAHFFPRMAVYNEVTGWQHKQFLGRGEFTLPFGDYKVKITVPDDHVVGATGVLQNGDKVLTAAQRERLNKAKTADAPVMIVTEAEAREAEKGKAKGKKTWEYFAQNVRDFAFSSSRKFIWDAMPVKFGDRTVMAMSLYPKEGNPLWEKYSTKVIAHTLKIYSKYTIDYPYPVAYSVHTKDIGMEYPMMAFNGGRPEADGTYSDRTKYGMISVIIHEVGHNFFPMIINSDERQWTWMDEGLNTFVQYLAEMEWDLNYPSRRGPAYKIVDYMKGDKSQISPIMANSESVYQFGNNAYGKPATALNILRETVMGRELFDFAFKEYCRRWAFRHPSPADFFRTMEDASAIDLDWFWRGWFYSTEHVDLSLDNVKWMRINTGDPQKEAAITRAQRDAAPDFIGDTRNKTAIPKPLIDQDTTLRDFYNRFDPLAATAQQEEDYKTYVGRLSDDERKLLNSGLNYYELTLSNVGGLPMPVILEFQFADGSKVVERIPAEIWKMDQKTVSKVFFYPKEVTAVHLDPFLETADVDFNNNNWPPVMQPSRFQLYKNREQVEQNPMRQNGLGR